A region of the Streptomyces durocortorensis genome:
CCGCTCTCCGTCGACGAGATCTTCCGCGCCGTCGGGGACGACGCGGCGGGCGGCATCGCGCTCTTCGTCGGCACCGTGCGCAACCACGACGCGGGACAGGACGTCGGCGCCCTCGGCTATTCCTGCCACCCCTCCGCCGGGGACGAGCTGCGCCGGGTGGCCGAAAAGGTCGTGGCCGACTTCCCGGTCCGGGCCCTGGCAGCAGTCCACCGTGTGGGTGAACTGGAGGTGGGCGATCTGGCCGTGGTCGTGGCCGTCGCCTGCCCACACCGCGCCGAGGCCTTCGAGGCCTGCCGCAAGCTCATCGACGACCTCAAGCACGAGGTTCCGATCTGGAAGCACCAGCGTTTCTCGGACGGCACGGAGGAGTGGGTCGGAGCCTGCTGAGCGCAAACCGGACCGCGGCGTATCAGCCCCGATTTGCGTAACCGCCCCCCCGCCATGAGCGTTGGTCTTCCGGATCGTTAATCTGCTGATCGGGCATCCGGTCGCTCATGGGGTAGGGAGGTCGTGATGGGAGCACTCGCTTGGCTGCTGATTCCGTTTTTCGCTGCTGTCGGCGGTGCGATATGGGCGAGCTGGGCTGCTCGTAATCGCACGACCGGCGATGTCACCGAACTCGCCGGCTATGCCAGGTTCCGTGACGCGATGGAGAAATCGCACTCCGGTTCCGAGGCTCTCTGAAGACCGTCGAACGCCGCGTGAGGCCCTGCCGCCGCGTACCGGTCTCCCCGTACGGACCGGCCCCGGCGGTGCACTGACAGGCCCTTCCCGTACTGTCGTTCCATGCCACGCCGCACCGCGACGATGCTCGCTTCCACCCTCGTCCTCATCGCGCTGCTCTGCGCCGGCGTGCTGATCAAAGTGCCGTATGCGGAGATGTCTCCCGGACCGACGGTCAACACCCTGGGCGAAGCGCGTGGCGAGCCCGTACTGCAGATCTCCGGTCGCAAGACGTACCCGACCTCCGGGCACCTCAACATGACGACGGTCCGCGTCACCGGAGCGGAGTACCGGATGAACCTCGTCGAGGCCGTCTACGGCTGGATGGCCCACGACAGCGTTGTGGTGCCGCACGACACCCTCTACCCGGACGGCAAGACCGAGGAGGAGTCCACCCAGGAGAACGCCGAGGAGTTCAGCCAGTCCCAGGAGAGCGCCAAGGTGGCCGCCCTGGAGGAGCTGAAGATCCCGGTGTCCACGCAGGTCGTGGTCTCCTCGGTGGTCAAGGACAGTCCCGCCCAGGGCAAGCTGCACGCGGGCGACGTGATCAGGGCCGTCGACGGTACGGCGGTCAAGGAACCCGGTGATGTGGCGAAGCTGGTCACCGAGCACCGGCCCGGCGAGGACGTCACCTTCACCATCGTCCCCGCCAAGGAGGCCGTGGCGGCCGAGAAGACGGGCCGGCCCCCCGAGGGCGAAGAGAGGATCACCATCACCACCGCCAAGGCTCCCGCCTCCAAGGACGGCGGCGACGGCGGTGAGGAGGGGCGCGCGATCGTCGGGATCGCGGCCGGGACGGACCACACCTTCCCGTTCGAGATCGACATCAAGCTGGCGGACGTCGGAGGGCCGAGCGCCGGGCTGATGTTCTCCCTGGGCATCATCGACAAGCTCACCCCGGGCGATCTGACCGGCGGGAAGTTCGTCGCGGGCACCGGCACGATCGACGACGCGGGCAAGGTCGGCCCGATCGGCGGCATCACCATGAAGCTGGTCGGCGCCCGCGAGGCCGGCGCACGCTACTTCCTCACCCCCGACGACAACTGCGCATCGGCCGCGG
Encoded here:
- a CDS encoding YlbL family protein is translated as MPRRTATMLASTLVLIALLCAGVLIKVPYAEMSPGPTVNTLGEARGEPVLQISGRKTYPTSGHLNMTTVRVTGAEYRMNLVEAVYGWMAHDSVVVPHDTLYPDGKTEEESTQENAEEFSQSQESAKVAALEELKIPVSTQVVVSSVVKDSPAQGKLHAGDVIRAVDGTAVKEPGDVAKLVTEHRPGEDVTFTIVPAKEAVAAEKTGRPPEGEERITITTAKAPASKDGGDGGEEGRAIVGIAAGTDHTFPFEIDIKLADVGGPSAGLMFSLGIIDKLTPGDLTGGKFVAGTGTIDDAGKVGPIGGITMKLVGAREAGARYFLTPDDNCASAAADTPSGLTLVRVKTIEDAKKSLEQIRAGKTDALPSCSAG
- a CDS encoding molybdenum cofactor biosynthesis protein MoaE is translated as MARTHDHPGELAASDPIRLLAIRETPLSVDEIFRAVGDDAAGGIALFVGTVRNHDAGQDVGALGYSCHPSAGDELRRVAEKVVADFPVRALAAVHRVGELEVGDLAVVVAVACPHRAEAFEACRKLIDDLKHEVPIWKHQRFSDGTEEWVGAC